The following proteins are encoded in a genomic region of Roseinatronobacter sp. S2:
- a CDS encoding DUF4167 domain-containing protein: MRSSKQRSRSKSNRPKSLGNIVNRVFDSSGPEGKVRGTPQQIIEKYQVLARDAQLSNDRVAAENFQQHAEHYTRMLAQAQREMQAEADARRQQQEDRNRHQQQDDRNRQQRRSGDDRSDQGENGHQQHAHSAPADTNSATYVAPRPESFSVQDQDDVDDSTLVETPEAKHNATPARSDSATTQPADTSGATTTEAAAPPADGDAPKKPARRKRTPKPAAQPAEASADTSGDDTPKPRRNTRKPRKPAAAKQDADTQPELPDMKPNAAE, translated from the coding sequence ATGAGATCAAGCAAACAACGCTCGCGTTCGAAATCGAACCGCCCGAAATCCTTGGGCAACATTGTCAATCGTGTCTTTGACAGTTCAGGCCCCGAGGGCAAGGTTCGTGGAACGCCACAGCAGATAATCGAAAAGTATCAGGTGCTTGCGCGTGACGCGCAATTGTCTAATGACCGTGTGGCTGCCGAGAATTTTCAGCAGCATGCCGAACATTACACCCGCATGCTGGCGCAGGCGCAACGCGAAATGCAAGCCGAAGCAGATGCGCGCCGCCAGCAGCAGGAAGATCGCAACCGTCACCAACAACAAGACGACCGCAATCGCCAGCAGCGCCGTTCGGGTGATGACAGGTCCGATCAGGGCGAGAACGGGCATCAACAGCACGCGCATTCCGCACCGGCAGACACCAACAGCGCAACATATGTAGCCCCGCGGCCGGAATCATTTTCCGTGCAGGATCAGGATGATGTCGACGACAGCACCTTGGTTGAAACGCCCGAGGCGAAGCATAATGCAACGCCTGCAAGATCCGACAGCGCGACCACCCAGCCTGCGGACACAAGTGGTGCCACCACCACAGAAGCGGCAGCGCCCCCCGCAGATGGCGACGCGCCCAAGAAACCCGCACGGCGCAAACGGACACCGAAACCCGCAGCGCAGCCAGCTGAAGCCAGTGCTGATACCAGCGGCGACGACACGCCCAAGCCGCGCCGCAACACGCGAAAGCCGCGCAAACCGGCCGCCGCAAAGCAGGATGCTGATACACAGCCAGAACTGCCGGACATGAAGCCCAACGCGGCAGAATAA
- a CDS encoding DUF805 domain-containing protein, with product MKELLTSFDGRIGRGQWWLGALVLIAFAIVFAIIVGVLFGDSMITGILTLLLSFALLYPAAALATKRLADRAKPAMPRLVIFFGPSLLFSIIDTFRIGYRPYRKWVGWKQTAP from the coding sequence ATGAAGGAACTGCTGACATCATTTGACGGACGCATCGGGCGCGGGCAATGGTGGCTGGGCGCACTGGTGCTGATCGCCTTCGCCATTGTCTTTGCGATTATCGTGGGCGTTTTGTTCGGCGACAGCATGATCACCGGCATTCTGACATTGCTGCTGTCCTTCGCGCTGCTTTATCCTGCAGCGGCACTGGCCACCAAGCGGCTGGCGGATCGCGCCAAACCGGCCATGCCACGGCTGGTTATTTTCTTTGGTCCCAGCCTGCTGTTCAGCATCATCGACACATTCCGCATCGGCTATCGCCCTTACCGGAAATGGGTGGGCTGGAAACAAACGGCGCCATGA
- the prfA gene encoding peptide chain release factor 1, whose amino-acid sequence MFQSDTLDQITRRFGFLEARLMEGVASQDMAALSREYAELKPVVDQIAAYQQALSERAEAQAMQDDPEMRALAREELERLDAALPALEHALRMALLPKDSADARPALIELRPGTGGEEASLFAADLLRMYQRYAETRGWQVQMISYNETELGGLRDAVMRIAGEGVFARMKFESGVHRVQRVPVTESGGRIHTSAATVAVLPEAEAVDIDIPAQDIRIDTMRASGAGGQHVNTTDSAVRITHIPTGIVVLSSEKSQHQNRAIAMQVLRAKLYDMERQRAADDRASARKAQVGSGDRSERIRTYNFPQGRLTDHRINLTLYKLDQVMQGDLDEVIDALITADQAARLAEMEA is encoded by the coding sequence ATGTTTCAATCCGATACACTTGATCAGATCACCCGCCGCTTCGGCTTTCTGGAAGCCCGCCTTATGGAAGGTGTGGCATCGCAGGATATGGCCGCGCTGTCGCGTGAGTATGCCGAACTGAAACCCGTGGTCGACCAGATTGCGGCCTATCAACAGGCCCTTTCTGAACGGGCCGAGGCGCAGGCCATGCAAGACGACCCCGAAATGCGCGCATTGGCCCGAGAGGAGCTGGAGCGGCTGGACGCGGCGCTGCCAGCGCTGGAACACGCCCTGCGCATGGCATTATTGCCCAAGGATTCTGCAGATGCCCGCCCCGCATTGATCGAACTGCGCCCCGGAACAGGGGGCGAGGAAGCCAGCCTTTTCGCAGCCGACCTGTTGCGCATGTATCAACGCTATGCCGAAACGCGTGGCTGGCAGGTGCAGATGATCAGCTATAATGAAACCGAACTGGGCGGTCTGCGCGATGCCGTGATGCGCATTGCAGGCGAAGGGGTGTTTGCACGCATGAAGTTCGAATCCGGTGTGCACCGCGTGCAGCGTGTGCCGGTGACCGAATCCGGCGGGCGCATTCATACATCTGCGGCAACCGTGGCCGTCCTGCCCGAGGCGGAAGCCGTTGATATCGACATTCCCGCGCAAGACATCCGCATTGATACGATGCGCGCATCGGGTGCGGGCGGGCAGCATGTCAACACGACCGATTCGGCAGTGCGCATCACCCATATTCCCACGGGTATTGTGGTGCTGAGTTCGGAAAAATCCCAACATCAGAACCGCGCCATTGCCATGCAGGTCTTGCGCGCGAAACTCTATGACATGGAACGCCAGCGCGCCGCCGATGACCGCGCCAGCGCGCGCAAGGCGCAAGTGGGGTCGGGTGACCGGTCCGAACGCATACGGACCTATAACTTTCCGCAGGGGCGGCTGACGGACCACCGTATAAACCTGACGCTTTATAAGCTGGATCAGGTCATGCAAGGCGATCTTGATGAAGTGATCGACGCGCTTATCACCGCCGATCAGGCCGCCCGCCTGGCCGAGATGGAAGCATGA
- a CDS encoding ABC transporter ATP-binding protein, giving the protein MTKNAIEILNLNKTYADGKTALNGVDLTIPAGSIFGLLGPNGAGKSTLINILAGLVNKTAGQVRIWGFDQDVNPRQSRAAIGVMPQELNIDPFFTPRGALEVQAGLYGVPKSARRTDEILELIGLSDKAESYARTLSGGMRRRLLLGKALVHHPQVLVLDEPTAGVDIELRQMLWTNVRKLNELGMTIILTTHYLEEAEAMCDEIAIINHGEVVVRDRTSALLGRLDAKTLVLRLENPQAALALPANVTQETRRDGQIALTYRRSQVSAGQLLAAVAKSGGVVTDVTSEEPDLEDVFLSLTSGKAA; this is encoded by the coding sequence ATGACTAAAAACGCGATCGAAATCCTGAACCTGAACAAGACCTATGCAGATGGAAAGACCGCCCTGAACGGGGTGGACCTGACAATCCCCGCAGGCAGCATTTTCGGCCTGCTTGGTCCCAATGGCGCGGGCAAATCGACCCTGATCAATATTCTGGCGGGGTTGGTGAACAAAACGGCGGGGCAGGTGCGGATATGGGGGTTTGATCAGGATGTGAACCCGCGCCAGTCGCGCGCGGCCATCGGGGTCATGCCGCAGGAATTGAATATTGACCCGTTTTTTACCCCGCGCGGCGCGTTGGAGGTGCAGGCGGGCCTTTATGGTGTGCCCAAATCGGCGCGCCGCACGGATGAGATACTGGAACTGATCGGCCTGTCCGACAAGGCCGAATCCTATGCACGCACCTTGTCAGGGGGCATGCGGCGGCGGTTGTTGCTGGGCAAGGCGCTGGTGCATCATCCGCAGGTTCTGGTGCTGGATGAACCGACAGCGGGTGTGGATATCGAATTGCGCCAGATGCTGTGGACCAATGTGCGCAAGCTGAATGAACTGGGCATGACCATCATACTGACAACCCATTATCTGGAAGAAGCCGAAGCCATGTGCGATGAAATTGCGATCATCAATCATGGCGAGGTGGTGGTGCGTGACCGCACATCGGCGCTGCTGGGGCGGCTGGATGCCAAGACACTGGTGTTGCGTCTGGAAAACCCGCAGGCGGCGCTGGCCTTGCCCGCCAATGTCACGCAGGAAACGCGCCGCGACGGGCAGATCGCGCTGACTTACCGCCGGTCGCAGGTCAGTGCGGGGCAGTTGCTGGCGGCGGTCGCGAAATCGGGCGGTGTGGTCACGGATGTCACCAGCGAAGAACCCGATCTGGAAGATGTGTTCCTGTCGCTGACCAGCGGCAAGGCGGCCTGA
- the ihfA gene encoding integration host factor subunit alpha has protein sequence MSNKTLTRMDLTEAVFREVGLSRNESSALVDSVLQHISDALVDGQQVKISSFGTFSLRDKNARLGRNPKTGEEVPISPRRVLTFRPSHIMKERVIDGNRG, from the coding sequence ATGTCAAACAAAACACTCACACGAATGGACCTGACCGAAGCCGTCTTTCGCGAAGTTGGCCTGTCACGCAATGAATCGTCGGCATTGGTGGATTCGGTGCTTCAGCATATCTCGGATGCGCTGGTCGATGGCCAACAGGTCAAGATTTCATCTTTCGGGACCTTTTCGCTGCGCGACAAGAATGCGCGGCTGGGCCGCAACCCGAAAACCGGCGAAGAGGTTCCGATCTCGCCACGGCGGGTGCTGACATTCCGCCCGTCCCACATCATGAAAGAGCGGGTTATCGACGGAAACCGCGGATAA
- a CDS encoding MerR family transcriptional regulator: protein MRKAPEAFRTISETAEALDTPAHVLRFWESKFTQVKPVKRAGGRRYYRRADIDLLAGIKELLHEQGMTIRGVQKLLHEKGVRHVAGLAPVMDTTLDDTPADRARVQATPARFSVVDAEPDHDTAPARPANTSDPVAPSSAPVPLQRHQPSPAATAPASDTPAPAAKTPDTAPPAEPQRNTTPREPAPPSAPPTAPVPGPATEPRLDITQAPAAPAPARSAIRLAHDIRRSNMHQSVTVDAGRIAPLLARLEQLLARMSSKAEAERPHR, encoded by the coding sequence ATGCGCAAGGCCCCGGAGGCGTTTCGCACCATCAGCGAAACCGCAGAGGCACTTGATACCCCTGCGCATGTTCTGCGTTTCTGGGAAAGCAAGTTTACACAGGTGAAGCCCGTCAAGCGCGCGGGCGGGCGTCGCTATTACCGGCGCGCGGATATTGATCTTCTGGCCGGGATCAAGGAGTTGCTGCACGAACAGGGTATGACCATTCGCGGCGTGCAGAAATTGCTGCACGAAAAGGGCGTGCGCCATGTTGCCGGACTGGCCCCTGTCATGGACACGACACTGGATGACACCCCGGCGGATCGCGCCCGCGTGCAAGCCACGCCCGCGCGGTTTAGCGTGGTGGACGCCGAACCTGACCACGACACGGCACCCGCCCGGCCCGCGAACACGTCAGACCCTGTGGCACCATCCAGCGCGCCCGTGCCCTTGCAGCGCCATCAACCAAGCCCTGCCGCCACTGCCCCCGCGTCGGACACGCCAGCGCCAGCGGCGAAAACGCCCGACACGGCACCGCCGGCTGAACCGCAACGCAACACCACCCCGCGCGAACCTGCCCCGCCGTCTGCGCCCCCGACTGCGCCGGTGCCTGGGCCAGCGACAGAACCCCGCTTGGACATCACGCAAGCCCCCGCCGCCCCTGCCCCTGCCAGAAGCGCCATCAGGCTGGCCCATGACATCCGCCGCAGCAACATGCATCAATCTGTGACTGTTGACGCAGGCCGCATCGCCCCCCTTCTGGCACGGCTGGAGCAATTGCTGGCGCGCATGTCATCAAAGGCCGAGGCAGAGCGCCCCCACCGTTAG
- a CDS encoding HlyC/CorC family transporter: protein MGDFASQLDTAFWVSVGAVLVLLVISGLFSGSETALTASSRGKLKAQADKGSGGAKRALELTEDSERLIGAVLLGNNLVNILAASLATALFTRLFGDSGVALATLVMTLLVLVFAEVLPKTYAISNPETAATRVAPALTWVVAIFSPVVAVVRFVVRRILGLFGVTIDPDSNILSVHEEIAGTLALGHSSGSVEKEHRDRLLGALDLSERTVEEIMRHRSQIETVNAGDPIEELIATSINSAHSRLPMYRDDPENIVGILYARDLVRDMHRQVTEANGDYGAIAKLDISGLIRPPYFVPETTPLDEQMQEFLRLRRHFALVVDEYGALRGLITLEDILEEIVGEIEDEYDTTHAPEIEHGPGGEVLVDGAMTIRDLNRATDWSLPDEEAVTIAGLVIHESQTIPEAGQTFFFHGCRIKILEREGNRITRLSLLNTAEDPDEDS from the coding sequence ATGGGCGATTTCGCCAGTCAGCTTGACACTGCATTCTGGGTCAGTGTCGGGGCAGTTCTTGTGCTTTTAGTTATTTCCGGCCTTTTTTCCGGATCGGAGACCGCACTGACCGCGTCCAGCCGTGGCAAACTGAAGGCGCAGGCGGACAAAGGGTCCGGCGGGGCGAAACGCGCGCTGGAGTTGACCGAGGACAGCGAGCGGCTGATCGGTGCGGTGTTGCTGGGCAACAATCTGGTCAATATTCTGGCCGCATCGCTGGCCACGGCCCTGTTCACACGCCTGTTTGGCGATAGCGGCGTTGCACTTGCCACATTGGTCATGACGCTGCTGGTGCTGGTTTTTGCCGAAGTGCTGCCCAAAACCTATGCCATTTCCAACCCTGAAACAGCGGCAACGCGTGTCGCGCCTGCATTGACATGGGTGGTGGCGATATTTTCGCCGGTGGTGGCCGTGGTCCGGTTTGTGGTGCGGCGCATTCTGGGGCTATTTGGTGTCACCATCGATCCTGACAGCAATATCCTGTCTGTGCATGAAGAAATTGCCGGCACGCTGGCGCTGGGGCATTCAAGCGGGTCGGTGGAGAAGGAACACCGCGACAGGCTGCTGGGTGCGCTGGATTTGTCGGAACGCACGGTCGAGGAAATCATGCGCCACCGCAGCCAGATTGAAACCGTGAATGCCGGGGACCCGATCGAGGAACTGATTGCAACCTCCATCAACTCCGCGCATTCGCGCCTGCCGATGTACCGCGATGATCCCGAAAATATTGTCGGCATTCTTTATGCCCGCGATCTGGTGCGCGACATGCACCGTCAGGTGACCGAAGCCAACGGTGACTACGGCGCGATTGCGAAACTGGATATCTCCGGCCTGATCCGCCCGCCGTATTTTGTGCCCGAAACGACCCCGCTGGATGAGCAGATGCAGGAATTCCTACGCCTGCGCAGACATTTCGCGCTGGTTGTCGATGAATATGGCGCGTTGCGCGGGCTAATCACGCTGGAAGATATTCTTGAAGAAATCGTGGGCGAGATCGAGGATGAATACGACACCACCCACGCCCCCGAAATCGAACATGGCCCGGGTGGCGAAGTGCTGGTCGACGGCGCGATGACCATTCGCGATCTGAACCGCGCCACCGACTGGTCCCTGCCTGATGAGGAGGCCGTGACCATTGCGGGCCTTGTCATCCATGAATCGCAGACAATCCCAGAAGCCGGGCAGACTTTCTTTTTCCACGGGTGCCGGATCAAGATTCTGGAACGCGAGGGCAATCGCATCACACGCCTAAGCCTGCTGAACACCGCCGAAGACCCGGACGAGGACAGCTAG
- a CDS encoding MarC family protein, which translates to MDLAFLITAFVTLFVVIDPIGTAPLFLALTQGMSAARRRVIALRACIISVILLALFGLAGEDFLRAIGISMPAFQIAGGILLFLTALDMLFDRRARRRADHADEGDGEAVDDPSVFPLAMPLIAGPGAMATMVLLINDAGRGLEGIALITGVMLVVILLVLLAFLAAGPIERLLRRTGTMVMTRLFGLLLAALSVQFVMNGAAAIGLLPVVQSGL; encoded by the coding sequence CTGGATCTTGCCTTTCTGATCACGGCCTTTGTGACGCTGTTTGTGGTGATCGATCCGATCGGAACCGCACCGCTGTTTCTGGCACTGACCCAAGGGATGAGCGCGGCTCGCAGGCGGGTGATTGCACTGCGCGCCTGCATCATCTCGGTCATATTGCTGGCGCTGTTCGGTTTGGCGGGCGAGGATTTCTTGCGCGCCATCGGCATTTCAATGCCCGCCTTCCAGATTGCGGGCGGCATTTTGTTGTTTCTGACCGCGCTGGACATGCTGTTTGACCGCCGCGCGCGCCGCCGCGCAGACCATGCAGATGAAGGCGATGGCGAGGCGGTGGATGACCCGTCGGTGTTTCCCTTGGCCATGCCGCTGATCGCGGGGCCGGGTGCCATGGCAACGATGGTTTTGCTGATAAACGACGCAGGGCGCGGGCTGGAAGGAATAGCCCTGATAACAGGCGTGATGCTGGTGGTTATATTGCTGGTGTTGCTGGCATTTCTGGCCGCCGGACCGATCGAGCGGCTGTTGCGCCGCACCGGAACCATGGTCATGACGCGGCTGTTCGGGCTGCTGCTGGCCGCACTTTCGGTGCAATTCGTCATGAACGGGGCTGCGGCCATCGGTTTGCTGCCCGTCGTTCAATCCGGGCTATAA
- the prmC gene encoding peptide chain release factor N(5)-glutamine methyltransferase translates to MTATAAQLLATGAAQLRAAGIDGAARDARWLLAHALDIDAARLSLVMPDPVGDAPAQRYRAFVDARARHQPVAQIIGTREFWGRRFRVTRDVLDPRPETETLIEAALGLEFATVLDLGTGSGAIILTLLAERAGARGVGADQSPAALNVAVDNARMLAVQDRVQLQQSDWFADIAGRFDLIVSNPPYIAAQEMAALSPDVRHWEPRMALVPDADDGTGLGAYRVICAQARDFLHPRGWLMVEIGGTQGQAVQALFHAAGFDNVSVLRDMSGHDRVVRGQNAQQ, encoded by the coding sequence ATGACCGCCACCGCCGCGCAATTGCTGGCCACGGGGGCGGCGCAACTGCGCGCGGCAGGGATAGACGGTGCCGCACGCGATGCGCGCTGGTTGCTGGCGCATGCATTGGACATAGACGCCGCACGCCTGTCGCTGGTGATGCCCGATCCTGTTGGCGATGCCCCGGCGCAGCGCTACCGCGCATTCGTTGATGCGCGCGCGCGTCATCAGCCTGTGGCGCAGATCATCGGCACCCGCGAATTCTGGGGGCGGCGTTTTCGTGTCACAAGGGACGTTCTGGACCCGCGCCCTGAAACCGAAACATTGATCGAGGCCGCGCTGGGCCTTGAATTCGCCACTGTGCTGGATCTTGGCACGGGGTCGGGCGCAATCATTCTGACATTGCTTGCAGAACGGGCAGGGGCCAGGGGGGTCGGCGCGGACCAGTCACCGGCTGCGTTGAATGTGGCGGTGGACAATGCGCGTATGCTGGCTGTGCAGGACAGGGTGCAGTTGCAGCAATCGGACTGGTTTGCAGATATTGCCGGGCGTTTCGATCTGATCGTATCAAACCCGCCCTATATTGCAGCGCAGGAAATGGCAGCGCTGTCGCCGGACGTGCGCCATTGGGAACCCAGAATGGCGCTGGTCCCTGACGCGGATGATGGCACAGGACTTGGCGCCTATCGTGTGATCTGCGCGCAGGCCCGCGATTTTTTGCACCCCCGTGGCTGGCTGATGGTGGAAATTGGTGGCACGCAAGGGCAGGCGGTGCAGGCGTTGTTTCACGCCGCAGGTTTCGACAACGTGTCAGTGTTGCGTGATATGTCAGGGCATGATCGTGTCGTGCGCGGACAAAACGCGCAGCAATAA
- a CDS encoding beta-ketoacyl-ACP synthase III, whose protein sequence is MNVTRAVIRSTGHYLPERVVPNAEFAKTLDTSDDWIVSRSGIERRHFAAEDEFTSDLAIKAARAALDNAGLAPEDIDAVIVATSTPDFTFPAVATQVQAGLGMHKGFAFDIQAVCAGFVFALANATGLIMAGQAKRVLVIGAETFSRIMDWTDRGTCVLFGDGAGAVILEAQTGTGANTDRGVLASDLNSDGRYRDLLYVDGGVSRTGTSGVLRMQGREVFRHAVEKLAATACTALDRAGLQATDVDWVVPHQANLRIIRGTAQKLGLSMDKVVVTVQDHGNTSAASIPLALSVANAEGRFRQGDLIVTEAIGGGLSWGAVILRW, encoded by the coding sequence ATGAACGTAACCAGAGCGGTGATTCGAAGCACAGGGCATTATCTGCCCGAACGCGTGGTGCCGAATGCAGAATTTGCGAAAACACTGGATACCAGCGATGACTGGATCGTGTCGCGGTCTGGCATTGAACGGCGCCATTTTGCCGCTGAAGATGAATTCACGTCCGATCTTGCGATCAAGGCTGCGCGCGCAGCACTCGACAATGCGGGGCTTGCGCCCGAAGATATCGACGCGGTGATTGTCGCGACCTCTACGCCCGATTTCACCTTTCCCGCAGTTGCGACACAGGTGCAGGCGGGTCTGGGCATGCACAAGGGATTTGCATTCGACATTCAGGCGGTCTGCGCAGGATTTGTCTTTGCACTGGCCAATGCGACGGGCCTGATCATGGCCGGACAGGCCAAGCGGGTTCTGGTGATCGGCGCTGAAACCTTTTCGCGCATCATGGACTGGACCGATCGCGGCACCTGCGTGCTGTTTGGCGATGGTGCAGGCGCTGTCATTCTGGAAGCGCAGACAGGCACGGGCGCAAATACCGACCGTGGCGTTCTGGCATCGGACCTGAATTCGGACGGGCGTTACCGCGACCTGTTATATGTTGATGGCGGTGTATCGCGCACCGGCACATCCGGCGTGTTGCGTATGCAAGGCCGCGAAGTGTTCCGCCACGCGGTCGAGAAACTGGCAGCCACGGCATGCACCGCGCTGGACAGGGCCGGGTTGCAGGCCACAGATGTCGACTGGGTTGTGCCCCATCAGGCAAACCTGCGCATCATCCGTGGCACGGCCCAGAAGCTGGGCCTGTCGATGGACAAGGTGGTGGTGACAGTTCAGGATCATGGCAATACATCGGCGGCATCCATTCCCCTTGCCCTGTCGGTTGCCAATGCCGAAGGGCGCTTCAGGCAAGGCGATCTTATCGTGACCGAAGCCATTGGCGGTGGTCTTAGCTGGGGTGCCGTCATTCTGCGGTGGTAA
- the plsX gene encoding phosphate acyltransferase PlsX, producing MSDAPHGSAPFGANMTTISVDAMGGDHGPEAVVGGCAISARRNPGIAFLLHGDEAVLNALVAKEHILAGRAQVIHSPGVVSMDDKPAQIMRRGRDTSMWSTITALRDGQAQAAVSCGNTGALMAVSMLRLRKLPGVHRPAIACLWPSLGPHGYNTMLDVGADVRADEESLLHYALMGSAYFRNAFGATRPRVGLLNVGTEDHKGRAEIKEAARLIADAAEVGRYDFVGFVEGNDIPSAHVDVIVTDGFTGNVALKTGEGTAKLMGDVLRTELERSFMSKLGGLFALRPLRRMKKRLDPRLANGGVFLGLNGTVVKSHGSADSTGVSSAIKLAFTLAQSGFQDRMAERISAVSDALQERLLKSEDDVEIAPVAAPDRTPDGTGKA from the coding sequence ATGTCTGACGCGCCGCACGGTAGCGCCCCTTTTGGTGCCAACATGACCACCATTTCGGTGGATGCCATGGGCGGCGACCACGGACCGGAGGCCGTTGTCGGGGGGTGTGCTATTTCGGCACGCCGTAACCCCGGTATCGCTTTTTTGCTGCATGGTGACGAAGCTGTGCTGAATGCACTTGTTGCAAAAGAGCATATCCTGGCAGGTCGCGCACAGGTGATTCACAGCCCCGGTGTTGTCAGCATGGATGACAAACCCGCGCAGATCATGCGGCGCGGGCGCGACACATCCATGTGGTCGACCATTACCGCGCTGCGCGACGGGCAGGCACAAGCCGCCGTTTCTTGCGGGAATACCGGCGCGTTGATGGCGGTGTCCATGTTGCGCCTGCGCAAGCTGCCGGGCGTTCACAGACCCGCCATTGCCTGCCTGTGGCCATCGCTTGGACCGCACGGGTATAACACAATGCTGGACGTTGGTGCGGATGTGCGCGCCGACGAAGAATCCCTTTTGCATTACGCGTTGATGGGGTCTGCGTATTTTCGCAACGCATTTGGTGCGACACGTCCCCGCGTGGGGCTGTTGAATGTCGGCACCGAAGACCACAAGGGCCGTGCCGAGATCAAGGAAGCCGCGCGCCTTATTGCGGATGCGGCAGAGGTTGGCCGCTATGATTTCGTAGGATTCGTCGAAGGCAATGATATCCCTTCGGCGCATGTCGATGTCATCGTAACCGACGGGTTTACCGGCAATGTTGCCCTGAAAACCGGCGAAGGCACTGCAAAATTGATGGGCGATGTGCTGCGCACCGAACTGGAACGCAGTTTCATGTCCAAATTGGGCGGCCTGTTTGCCTTGCGTCCGCTGCGACGGATGAAAAAACGTCTGGACCCGCGGCTTGCAAATGGTGGCGTTTTTCTTGGGCTGAACGGGACGGTGGTAAAATCCCACGGTTCGGCTGATTCAACTGGTGTATCTTCGGCCATCAAGCTGGCCTTCACATTAGCGCAATCCGGGTTTCAGGATCGTATGGCAGAGCGTATATCTGCGGTATCGGATGCGCTACAGGAACGGTTGCTGAAATCAGAGGACGATGTCGAAATCGCGCCCGTTGCTGCACCGGACAGAACTCCAGACGGGACGGGGAAGGCATGA
- a CDS encoding 2'-deoxycytidine 5'-triphosphate deaminase — MTKRGVLPSQELRDMIARGEITAQTEIEDAQIQPASLDLRLGARAWRVRASFLAGKGNRVADRLSLFEMHQMDLTQGAVLEKGCVYVVPLMESLALPTGIQAVANAKSSTGRLDLLTRVITDDGTEFDRVAEGYSGPLYAEICPRSFSVLVRPGMRLNQIRFRAGHAVLDDVELTALHHAQTLVPGTPVISQGLGFSVDLRPDSGTLVGYRAKPHTGVIDLDRIGAYDPRDFWEELHADAGRIILDPGAFYILVSREAVHIPPDYAAEMAPFLAMVGEFRVHYAGFFDPGFGHDAAGGTGSRGVLEVRCHEAPFVLEHGQIVGRLVYEHMRTRPTRLYGADMASNYQGQGLKLAKHFRMAG, encoded by the coding sequence ATGACCAAACGCGGCGTTTTGCCATCGCAGGAGTTGCGCGACATGATTGCGCGCGGCGAAATCACGGCCCAGACTGAAATCGAGGATGCCCAGATCCAACCCGCCAGCCTTGATCTGCGGTTGGGTGCGCGGGCGTGGCGGGTGCGTGCGTCCTTTCTGGCGGGCAAGGGAAACCGTGTCGCGGACCGCCTGTCGCTGTTTGAAATGCACCAGATGGATCTGACACAAGGCGCGGTTCTGGAAAAGGGCTGCGTCTATGTCGTGCCCTTGATGGAATCGCTTGCGCTGCCGACAGGCATTCAGGCGGTTGCGAACGCCAAAAGTTCCACCGGCAGGCTGGACTTGCTGACGCGTGTGATCACCGATGACGGGACCGAGTTTGACCGCGTGGCCGAAGGGTATAGCGGGCCGCTTTATGCCGAAATCTGCCCGCGGTCGTTTTCCGTGCTGGTGCGCCCCGGAATGCGGCTGAACCAGATACGCTTTCGGGCGGGGCATGCGGTGCTCGATGATGTTGAACTGACCGCCCTGCACCATGCGCAAACACTGGTGCCCGGAACGCCGGTTATTTCGCAAGGGCTGGGGTTTTCGGTGGACCTGCGCCCTGACAGCGGCACATTGGTGGGCTACCGCGCAAAACCCCATACCGGCGTGATCGATCTGGACAGGATCGGTGCCTATGACCCGCGCGATTTCTGGGAAGAACTGCATGCTGATGCAGGCCGCATCATTCTTGACCCCGGCGCGTTCTATATTCTGGTCAGCCGCGAAGCTGTGCATATTCCCCCCGATTATGCAGCGGAAATGGCCCCGTTTCTGGCCATGGTGGGTGAATTCCGTGTGCACTACGCGGGCTTCTTCGACCCCGGTTTCGGCCATGACGCGGCAGGCGGCACAGGGTCGCGCGGGGTGCTGGAAGTGCGCTGCCATGAAGCGCCTTTTGTGCTAGAACACGGCCAGATTGTCGGGCGTCTGGTTTATGAACATATGCGCACGCGGCCCACGCGCCTGTATGGCGCGGATATGGCGTCAAACTATCAGGGTCAGGGGCTGAAACTGGCCAAGCATTTCAGAATGGCGGGCTGA
- a CDS encoding zinc-finger domain-containing protein — protein sequence MSHDAPETEIVNAMRVCCDGGEGALGHPRVWLSLSHDTGLVECPYCDKRFIHRDFADDQTS from the coding sequence CTGTCCCATGATGCCCCGGAAACCGAAATCGTAAACGCGATGCGCGTCTGCTGCGATGGCGGCGAAGGTGCGCTGGGGCACCCGCGCGTGTGGCTGTCCCTGTCCCACGACACCGGACTCGTTGAATGCCCCTATTGCGACAAGCGTTTCATCCACCGCGATTTTGCGGATGATCAAACGTCCTGA